A window from Esox lucius isolate fEsoLuc1 chromosome 16, fEsoLuc1.pri, whole genome shotgun sequence encodes these proteins:
- the LOC105027340 gene encoding tetraspanin-7 produces MALGRMETKPVITFLKTLLIVYSFVFWITGAILLAVGVWGKFMLGPYISLIAENTTNAPYVLIGTGTIIIVFGLFGCFATCRGSPWMLKLYAMFLSLVFLAELVAGISGFVFRHEIKGTFLRTYTDAVLNYDAEDEKSLAVDNVQISLRCCGVYNYTSWLGSVYYPANGFPPSCCSNSSDCSLKDLRNTTINHTKINQQGCYELVTSFLETNMAIIAGVTFGIAFSQLIGMLLACCLSRIITANQYEMV; encoded by the exons ATGGCATTGGGCAGAATGGAGACCAAACCAGTGATAACCTTTCTCAAAACCCTCCTCATCGTTTACTCCTTTGTGTTTTGG ATCACTGGGGCGATTCTGTTGGCTGTAGGAGTATGGGGAAAGTTCATGCTGGGGCCGTATATCTCGCTGATTGCTGAGAACACCACTAATGCTCCGTATGTCCTCATTGGTACTGGGACCATCATTATCGTCTTCGGCCTGTTTGGATGCTTTGCCACCTGCAGGGGGAGCCCATGGATGCTCAAACTG TATGCCATGTTCTTATCTCTCGTGTTCCTGGCTGAGTTGGTTGCTGGAATCTCTGGCTTTGTTTTTCGACATGAG ATAAAGGGCACCTTCCTAAGAACGTATACTGATGCTGTGTTGAACTATGATGCTGAGGATGAGAAGAGCCTGGCTGTGGACAATGTCCAAATCAGT cTGCGTTGCTGTGGGGTGTACAACTATACCAGCTGGTTGGGCAGTGTCTACTACCCTGCCAATGGCTTTCCTCCCAGCTGCTGTTCCAACTCCTCTGACTGCAGTCTGAAGGACCTGCGTAACACCACAATAAACCACACCAAGATCAACcagcag GGCTGTTATGAACTGGTCACTTCCTTCCTGGAGACAAACATGGCCATCATTGCAGGGGTAACGTTTGGCATCGCCTTCTCACAG ttgaTTGGCATGTTACTGGCCTGCTGTCTATCCAGAATCATTACAGCCAATCAGTATGAGATGGTGTAG